The proteins below are encoded in one region of Deltaproteobacteria bacterium:
- the uvrB gene encoding excinuclease ABC subunit UvrB, whose translation MQEFRLVTDFEPRGDQPAAITQLVDGIQAGKAHQVLLGVTGSGKTFTIANVIAASRRPALVIAPNKTLAAQLYGEFKNLFPENAVEYFVSYYDYYQPEAYIPSTDTYIEKDSSINDIIDKMRHAATHSLFERNDVIIVASVSCIYGLGSPEAYSGMLVRLEEGMETDREAVLRKLIEIQYERNDVDFHRGTFRVRGDVVEIFPPYEEDRAYRVEFFGDTVEAISLTDPLRGKKLETLKRIAVYPGSHYVTTRDNLDRAIRDIRIELGTTLQDLNKQNKLLESQRLEQRTHFDIEMMEEMGYCQGIENYSRHLTGRKPGEPPPTLMEYLPRDALIILDESHVTVPQLIGMYRGDRSRKETLVKFGFRLPSALDNRPLRFEEYERFPQQRIYISATPAQYEIGKSGGKVVEQIIRPTGLIDPEIVIKPVSQQVDDLLEEIRKRVKKGERVLVTTLTKRMAENLTSYYHDLGVRVKYLHSDVQTLERVEIIRDLRLGIFDVLVGVNLLREGLDLPEVSLVAILDADKEGFLRSERSLIQTSGRAARNVGGQVIMYADRLTGSIEACLRETNRRREIQSRYNMENGITPETVTANIHDILGSIYEADYVEPGKIEERKRPYDSTGDLKEEIERLTREMKKLAKNLEFEKAAEIRDQIAELRDWMLR comes from the coding sequence ATGCAAGAATTCAGGTTGGTAACCGATTTTGAACCTCGGGGCGACCAGCCGGCTGCCATCACGCAACTTGTCGACGGTATCCAGGCGGGCAAAGCGCATCAGGTTTTGCTGGGTGTAACGGGATCGGGGAAGACCTTTACCATCGCCAACGTGATTGCTGCAAGTCGAAGACCGGCGCTCGTGATTGCGCCAAACAAAACCTTGGCGGCGCAACTCTACGGGGAGTTCAAAAACCTTTTCCCGGAAAACGCCGTCGAATACTTCGTCAGTTACTACGATTACTACCAGCCGGAAGCCTACATCCCGAGCACGGACACCTATATCGAAAAGGACTCCTCCATCAACGACATCATCGACAAGATGCGTCATGCGGCAACACACAGCCTGTTCGAACGAAATGACGTCATCATCGTGGCCAGCGTCTCCTGTATTTACGGTCTTGGTTCACCCGAAGCCTATTCGGGTATGCTCGTCCGCCTGGAGGAGGGAATGGAAACGGATCGGGAGGCGGTCCTGAGGAAACTGATCGAAATTCAATACGAGCGAAACGACGTGGATTTTCATCGGGGCACCTTCCGGGTACGGGGGGATGTGGTGGAAATCTTCCCGCCTTACGAAGAGGACCGGGCCTACCGCGTCGAGTTCTTTGGAGACACCGTTGAAGCCATCTCCCTAACCGATCCGCTCCGAGGGAAAAAACTGGAAACCCTCAAGCGTATCGCCGTCTATCCCGGCAGCCACTACGTGACAACGCGGGACAATCTGGATCGAGCGATTCGCGACATACGAATAGAACTGGGCACGACCCTCCAGGATCTGAATAAACAGAATAAACTGCTTGAATCCCAGCGTCTGGAACAGAGAACCCACTTCGATATTGAGATGATGGAAGAGATGGGCTACTGCCAGGGAATCGAGAATTATTCGCGACATCTGACGGGACGAAAACCCGGCGAGCCGCCGCCGACACTGATGGAATACCTGCCCCGGGACGCTCTGATTATTCTGGACGAAAGCCATGTCACCGTTCCACAACTGATCGGCATGTACCGGGGCGACCGGTCACGAAAGGAGACACTGGTCAAGTTCGGGTTTCGCCTGCCCTCCGCTCTGGATAACCGACCTTTGCGCTTTGAAGAATACGAACGGTTTCCACAACAGCGGATTTATATTTCGGCCACCCCGGCCCAATATGAAATCGGTAAGAGCGGGGGCAAAGTGGTTGAACAGATCATTCGTCCAACGGGGTTGATCGACCCGGAAATTGTGATTAAACCCGTGAGCCAACAGGTGGATGATCTCCTTGAGGAAATTCGGAAGCGGGTGAAAAAGGGGGAGCGGGTTCTCGTCACGACATTGACGAAAAGGATGGCGGAAAATCTGACGAGCTATTATCACGACCTGGGCGTGCGGGTGAAATACCTCCATTCCGATGTTCAAACTCTGGAACGCGTGGAAATCATACGGGATCTTCGCCTGGGGATCTTCGATGTCCTCGTGGGTGTGAACCTGCTTCGGGAAGGGCTTGACCTCCCGGAGGTTTCCCTTGTGGCCATTCTCGACGCGGACAAGGAGGGTTTTCTCCGGTCCGAACGATCACTCATCCAGACGAGCGGGCGTGCGGCCCGCAACGTGGGCGGACAGGTGATCATGTACGCCGACCGGCTTACGGGATCAATAGAGGCCTGCCTGCGTGAGACGAACCGTCGTCGGGAGATACAGAGCCGATACAATATGGAAAACGGCATCACTCCCGAAACGGTGACGGCCAACATTCACGATATTTTGGGTTCAATTTATGAAGCCGATTACGTGGAGCCGGGGAAGATCGAGGAAAGAAAACGCCCCTACGACTCAACGGGTGATCTGAAGGAAGAAATTGAAAGACTGACCCGTGAAATGAAAAAGCTCGCCAAGAATCTGGAGTTTGAAAAAGCCGCCGAAATACGGGATCAGATTGCTGAACTGCGCGACTGGATGCTCAGATAA
- a CDS encoding cytochrome ubiquinol oxidase subunit I: MDFLSDTLILSRMQFAFKALFHILWPILGIGLSIYIFCMELLWLKRKDLFYYWQARFWTRLFLLNFAMGVVTGIPLSFEFGTNWARFAAERGGFIGELIGLEATMAFMLESAFLGIMIWGWKRLPPGLHLFSTGMVALGSTMSAFWIMSANSWMQTPAGVVFEGSRYVVTDYYQAIFNPDFWVGFLHMYIACLETTVFVIGGISAWYLLRQRHVDFFLRSFKIAVVTAFFLAFIQVVQGDFSGKAVAEHQPAKLGAIEAHWDTNAPGEGASWILLARPNPDEGRNDWAIEFPYLLSFLLTYSPTGKVTGLNEFPREDIPPVTIPFYSFRIMFTVGFALVFLVIWSGWLWRKGGFEKKSLTRNKWFLYAWLFAIPAAYVAVEAGWIVREMGRQPWIIYGVMRTGEGVSRLPADHVAFTLFAYVLGYALLFLIFLYAGGRIIGRGPEFEKPPPGTGTAFRR; encoded by the coding sequence TTGGATTTCCTTTCCGATACCCTGATCCTGTCAAGAATGCAGTTCGCCTTCAAGGCTCTGTTCCATATTCTCTGGCCCATCCTGGGCATCGGTCTCAGCATCTATATTTTCTGCATGGAGCTGCTTTGGCTCAAACGAAAGGACCTGTTCTACTATTGGCAGGCCCGTTTCTGGACGCGGCTGTTCCTTCTGAATTTTGCCATGGGAGTGGTTACGGGTATCCCCCTGTCCTTCGAGTTCGGTACAAACTGGGCTCGTTTTGCTGCAGAGCGCGGCGGGTTCATCGGTGAACTCATCGGACTCGAGGCCACCATGGCGTTTATGCTTGAGTCGGCGTTTCTCGGTATCATGATCTGGGGTTGGAAAAGGCTGCCCCCGGGCCTGCACCTTTTTTCCACGGGGATGGTTGCTCTGGGCAGCACCATGTCGGCGTTCTGGATCATGTCGGCCAATTCCTGGATGCAAACCCCGGCCGGTGTCGTATTCGAAGGGAGCCGGTATGTCGTGACGGATTATTATCAGGCGATTTTCAATCCAGATTTTTGGGTCGGTTTTCTACATATGTACATCGCCTGTCTGGAAACGACCGTTTTTGTCATAGGCGGTATCTCCGCCTGGTACCTGCTCCGGCAGCGGCATGTCGATTTTTTCCTTCGCTCCTTCAAGATCGCCGTTGTTACAGCCTTTTTCCTGGCTTTTATCCAGGTCGTTCAGGGGGATTTTTCAGGAAAAGCCGTCGCGGAACACCAGCCGGCCAAACTGGGTGCCATTGAAGCACACTGGGATACCAATGCTCCGGGCGAAGGGGCCTCCTGGATTCTTCTGGCACGGCCGAATCCGGACGAGGGGCGAAACGACTGGGCGATCGAATTCCCATACCTGCTGAGTTTCCTTCTCACCTACAGCCCAACTGGCAAGGTGACCGGGTTGAACGAATTCCCCAGAGAAGACATTCCCCCCGTCACCATACCCTTTTACAGCTTCCGGATCATGTTTACCGTGGGTTTCGCCCTCGTGTTTCTGGTGATCTGGTCGGGCTGGCTCTGGCGTAAAGGAGGATTCGAGAAAAAAAGCCTCACACGGAACAAGTGGTTCCTCTACGCCTGGCTGTTCGCCATCCCCGCCGCTTACGTTGCCGTGGAGGCCGGATGGATTGTACGGGAAATGGGGCGCCAGCCCTGGATCATATACGGGGTGATGCGTACCGGTGAAGGGGTATCGCGGTTGCCGGCCGACCACGTGGCATTTACCTTGTTTGCCTATGTCCTCGGGTATGCGTTGCTGTTTCTGATATTTCTTTATGCGGGAGGCCGTATCATCGGCCGGGGACCTGAATTTGAAAAACCGCCGCCCGGAACGGGCACTGCGTTTAGACGGTGA